GATCCAGCAATCCGCGTGACGTACACTCCTGTGCGCGCACTCCTTGCAGCACCGCGCCTTTGCGCCAGCCAGACGCATTGGTGGCAAACAAAGGTACCGAAGGCAGCTTTTCAGCCGTAACGGTAACCAGTTTCGGCGTGGGGACTTCGATTGTGACCGTAATCGGTTTCCCTCCGGGAGACGTGGCGGTCACCTCAACCTGCCAATCCCCCAGCAAGCGGAGCCGGGCCGGTTCAGCAGCGATAGCCGGAAGAAAACTATGCGCATAGAGTGCCAAGGCGAAACCCGCACTCATCCCGGTGGTTTCCAACATGTGTTGCATGGGATTGTTTTTATCGCAACGAAGGGTGTGTGGCAATGCTGCAAGCGCCTAAATTTGGTGATTTTGGGCGTTTGCCTTGCCCGCGCCCATCATAAGCCTGCATAATTTGTGGTAAAATACTGGACAGCCGCGCGGTTTCCGCGCATAAATGCCACTCATGCATACGACCCTTTTAGACATTGGCCAGGGCAGCCCGTTAAGGCTGGCCTTGGAAGGGGTGCATTAAAACGCGATGGACCATTGAATTTTTAGTGGTAGAACAACATCCAATAACAGAACAGTTAGTATTAACAAAACATGCAAAATAACATCCTAGATCAGGCGGCGGGTTCCCGCCGGCAATTCCTTAAAAATTCAACCTTGTTGACGGCGGGTGGCGTGATTGCCGCCAGTTTGCCTTCACCGCTGGCGGTCCACGCGGCCGGTTCCAGCGAATTAAAGGTGGCCGTAATCGGCTGCGGCGGGCGCGGCAGCGGCGCGGCGGCGGATTGCTTTGCCGCCGGTGGCAATATCAAGATTGTCGCGGTGGCTGACGCCTTTGAAGACAAGGCTAAAGGTGCCGCCAAAAACATCATGGCAAAGTGCGGACCGAAGGCGGATATCCCCACGGAGCGCATTTTCAGCGGGTTGGACGCGTATCAAAAAGCCATCAACTGCGGCGTGGACATGGTGATTCTGGCCGGACCTCCTGGATTCCGCCCGTTGCACTATGAAGCCGCCGTCAAGGCCGGTAAACATGTGTTTATGGAAAAGCCGGTGTGCGTTTGCCCTGGTGGTTTCCGCCGGGTCATGGCGGCCAATAAGCTGGCGGAAGAAAAGGGTTTAAAGGTCGTGGTAGGTCTGCAACGCCATCACGAAGCCAGCTATCAGGATAGCATCAAGGCGATCGCCAATGGGGATATTGGCGATATTACGCTGCTGCGCGTGTACTGGAACGGCGCCGGCATCTGGAACCGCGCCCGCAAGGAAGGCATGAGCGAAATGCAATACCAGGTGAACAACTGGTATCACTTCGCGTGGTTGAGCGGTGACAATATCTG
Above is a window of Verrucomicrobiota bacterium DNA encoding:
- a CDS encoding Gfo/Idh/MocA family oxidoreductase, with the protein product MQNNILDQAAGSRRQFLKNSTLLTAGGVIAASLPSPLAVHAAGSSELKVAVIGCGGRGSGAAADCFAAGGNIKIVAVADAFEDKAKGAAKNIMAKCGPKADIPTERIFSGLDAYQKAINCGVDMVILAGPPGFRPLHYEAAVKAGKHVFMEKPVCVCPGGFRRVMAANKLAEEKGLKVVVGLQRHHEASYQDSIKAIANGDIGDITLLRVYWNGAGIWNRARKEGMSEMQYQVNNWYHFAWLSGDNICEQHVHNLDIGNWVMSAALKKEGANWAHPVEANGMGASLTRSYNGKDIQGQIFDAHFVEYTYEDGTKMYSQCRHQPGTMSGVSETVHSTKQMKGIGVTSIAKGGKLKLGAYQQEHLDLQEAIVNDKKHNEGWYGAISSMTAVLGRMATYSGKLVKWDELVTKGPDLFPAGNLTWDSQPPVMPDAEGFYPIPCPGKYDPMTGQGSSAPTPRKAVKKA